From Deltaproteobacteria bacterium:
CTTTGGCTCTAACTGGTGGCAAGGTGAAATTGGCCCTCAGGCCACCACGCTCCGGATCTCCGCGCCGCCCAGGCTGCACAAAATGCCAAAAGACTCAAAGTACTGAACCATCTCCAGCAATTGGTCCCGAGAGGGAGGCTCCACGTCAACGAGCTTGTATTCCATCCCCAGCCAGTCGTATTTGGAGATTCCGTATTTGTGGTAGGGCAGAAGATTCAGCTCCCAGCTTCCTGGCAAGTCTTTCAACAAATGGGCGATGTCCCTCAGGTTTTCGCGGGAGTCATTCATCCCTGGCACGACCGCGAGGCGCAAGATGAGGTGTCTCTCCAATTCCAAGCAATAGGCAGCCGCTTTGCGGATATTGTCCAATATTTGACGATTAGAGCGACCCGTGAGTTTATGGTGAATCAAAGGATCGGAATGTTTAATATCGATAAAGGCCAGGTTGGTGTAAGTGAGGATGGCTCGAAGGTCTTCCCATCCACCGAAAGCACACGTCTCAATCGCGGTGTGGATGAGCTTATCCCAGCACCGTTGCAAGATGTTGGTTGCAAAGGCGGCCTGCATCAGGATTTCACCTCCGGAGAGGGTTACTCCTCCGCTTCCTCGCCGGTAGAAGATGCGGTCCTTTTCCACTTTCGCCAGAACTTCCTCTACCGTCATCGTCGAACCGCGCATCTCCCGGGCTCCCACCGGGCAGACCTTGGTACAAATCCCGCAGTTGGTGCACCTTTCAAAGTTGCGTCCGATTTTTCCTTCTTCATCCAAAAAAAGGGCCTGCTGCGGGCAGGCCGGCAAACAGGCCTCGCAGGAGGCGCACCTATACTTGAGATAGACAAGGCTTGGCTCCGTCGTTTGGCAGAGCGGGCTGCTGCACCACAGACATCGGAGAGGGCAACCCTTAAGAAACACCACCGTGCGAATGCCCGGTCCATCCTCCAGCATATATTTGGTGGCGTTGAAAACGGTTCCCTGCCCACCCGATTGCCCATAAGAATTTATGCCCGCAGACTTCATAGAGTGAATTTCTTTTTTCACTTTTGTAACCTTGGTGGTCCTTTTCCACCTTTTCCAATGGGATAAGTCGCGGCTCAGGGGGAAAGAAAATTCATTCCCCCCTGATCAGAATGGCTCAATATTTTTCTTTTTAATTGAACCGATGCTCGGAGCGGGAAATAATATCGTCCTGTATGTCTTTCCCAATGTCCGTGAAGTAAGCACTATAACCGGCCACGCGTACCATCAGCGTGGGGTAATTCTCGGGATGTTTTTGAGCATCGATCAAGACGGATTTGTTGATGCAGTTGAACTGAATGTGGGCGATGCCCAGATCATTCAAGGCTGTGCGGATCAGGTTGGCGAACTTTTTCAGCCCTTCTCGCTTGAAATGCAAATCGCTGAACTTGTCATACAAGAGGTTACTCTCTTCAGCTGCCGTGTTGAATTTCCCGCTGGCTTTCATGATACCCCCTCCTTCGTAAACATTCGCTTATCGCGGCGCGACCCGTTCGGGCTAGCTCGCGACCAGTTCGGACCTGGAAATCCACATATTTAATATCGTTCCGTTGGTCTGCCCGGCATGGTCCAGCTTGCCGTAGGACTTGATCGCTGCGGTCGGTCCTTCTTTATCCGTATGCTGCTCCGCAGAGATCGTGTCGGCCAGTGGGACGCCTGCCTTCTTGCCGTTGGGTTGCGCCCAGGTTTTCTTGCCGAAGCTCACGTTGGCCGCAACCATTTGAATGGAAGGATCCATGTAATGACCGAGATAAGTCTTATATTTTTTGGTCTCCAGGGCGTAAAAGTCCAAGACTTCACGCGCTAAGGAGTCCGGCCCGTCCAGGTCGTTGCCGTACTTGGGTGAATTTCTCAGTTTTTCCCTCAACAGTTCATAGCCCTCGAAATTGGCGTCGATGGCCGTTAAGAGTTCGTCCAGGGTGATCTCTTTGTTCTCATAGATCATCGTCTTGATATTGTACAGAGAGTTTGCCACATCGGCTGTGCCCAAAACGGCCATGACGGGGCCTACGGTCACCGGCGCTCCCCCTTCCTCCACGTCGAGCCCCTTTTCAATCGTCCCCTTCGTCAGGATGGTGTAAACCGGTTTGAAATGTTCCTCGGACCGGATCTTCTCGGCCACGATCATGTGAGCGTGGGACTCCTTGATCGCGTAAGCCAGTTGAACCTTGAAGGCGTCGAAAAACTCTTCAAAAGTCTTGAAACCTCGAGGATCGCCCGTCTTGGGACCGCACTGCCTCCCGGCCCCCCAGCCCGGGGCGCCTTTTGGTTTGACCCCGTTGTTCAGCACCAGGCTCATCACGGCGCACATGTTGAGCATGGCGCTATCCGTGTGGCCGTACTGCATCCCCTGAACACCGGGTTCAACGCAACCGATATAAGCCCCATATTCCCGTATTTGCTCGAAGGAATACTTGCTCGGGCCGTTGAGCCCGGCGGCGCGTCCCATGAGCTGCTGCCACAGGGTTTCACAGTTGAAGAAACTGGGATGTCCCATCCCCATGGCGGCAAGCATGACCGCCTCATACAGCAGATTATCCGGAGTCTTCGGGTGAAGCAGAAGGGAGACCGAGGGCGACGTCGTGTGAACTTCCCGCATGGCCTGAATGGCCAGGTAACTCACGTTGTTGGACGCGTCGTTGCCATTCCGGTCCACCCCCCCCACGTCGAGCTGCTGGAATCGGAAATAACCGCGCCCATTGATTGCCAATTGGGTGGGGGTCACGTCCACAATGTTCGTCAACTTGATGTAGAATTCCTCCAGCATCTCCCTGGCCAAGTCTTCATTCAGGCGTCCCGCTTCAACGTCGGACCTGTATAAAGGATACATATATTGGTCAAAACGACCCAGGCTGTTCGAGGGGCCGGTGCCATCGATACTCAACAGCAACTGAACAAACCACACCGCTTGGAGGCCCTCATAAAAAGTGGTGGGAGGATTCCAAGGCACCCGGCTTAACATGGCGCTGGCTTCTTCCAGCTCCTGCTTGC
This genomic window contains:
- a CDS encoding glycine radical domain-containing protein; this encodes MKASGKFNTAAEESNLLYDKFSDLHFKREGLKKFANLIRTALNDLGIAHIQFNCINKSVLIDAQKHPENYPTLMVRVAGYSAYFTDIGKDIQDDIISRSEHRFN
- a CDS encoding pyruvate formate lyase family protein; amino-acid sequence: MMAEPEPIRKIGTKIAMEWRDSKTAEVGGTERIRKLNRLLHSFRPSLDLHRARCFTKIYKEMEGCSEKRKMYFAMAETIATLPAVIYDHERILGWQGKKPRTENLSIEQHAHWIIEELDIIPTRTYDPFEIDEEDKKELREVHLPYWAPRTCVAKWAKRVPFPEKMQESGIAYVGNYLHNAGSHFLPDFPGLFQIGFKGYHEKAQRLLKDWDPNDPEAIDQKDFYEGLVAVLEAIKKLGERYAEGAAQKAQAEKNPVRKQELEEASAMLSRVPWNPPTTFYEGLQAVWFVQLLLSIDGTGPSNSLGRFDQYMYPLYRSDVEAGRLNEDLAREMLEEFYIKLTNIVDVTPTQLAINGRGYFRFQQLDVGGVDRNGNDASNNVSYLAIQAMREVHTTSPSVSLLLHPKTPDNLLYEAVMLAAMGMGHPSFFNCETLWQQLMGRAAGLNGPSKYSFEQIREYGAYIGCVEPGVQGMQYGHTDSAMLNMCAVMSLVLNNGVKPKGAPGWGAGRQCGPKTGDPRGFKTFEEFFDAFKVQLAYAIKESHAHMIVAEKIRSEEHFKPVYTILTKGTIEKGLDVEEGGAPVTVGPVMAVLGTADVANSLYNIKTMIYENKEITLDELLTAIDANFEGYELLREKLRNSPKYGNDLDGPDSLAREVLDFYALETKKYKTYLGHYMDPSIQMVAANVSFGKKTWAQPNGKKAGVPLADTISAEQHTDKEGPTAAIKSYGKLDHAGQTNGTILNMWISRSELVAS
- a CDS encoding glycyl-radical enzyme activating protein, producing the protein MKSAGINSYGQSGGQGTVFNATKYMLEDGPGIRTVVFLKGCPLRCLWCSSPLCQTTEPSLVYLKYRCASCEACLPACPQQALFLDEEGKIGRNFERCTNCGICTKVCPVGAREMRGSTMTVEEVLAKVEKDRIFYRRGSGGVTLSGGEILMQAAFATNILQRCWDKLIHTAIETCAFGGWEDLRAILTYTNLAFIDIKHSDPLIHHKLTGRSNRQILDNIRKAAAYCLELERHLILRLAVVPGMNDSRENLRDIAHLLKDLPGSWELNLLPYHKYGISKYDWLGMEYKLVDVEPPSRDQLLEMVQYFESFGILCSLGGAEIRSVVA